A window of the Xyrauchen texanus isolate HMW12.3.18 unplaced genomic scaffold, RBS_HiC_50CHRs HiC_scaffold_230, whole genome shotgun sequence genome harbors these coding sequences:
- the LOC127641941 gene encoding G2/M phase-specific E3 ubiquitin-protein ligase-like → MAEVKRRRRKPKPLEEAIQFSLLKKDKEGLDGRFINDSKAEKKVRDFNQDMEEGPVLLYPDGSEVKNIPGTNTPFKLHLYKEAIGKAYQRITLFISTFQDFLANDCSGDSSSEDSEVQVKSTSHSLHYESDTLIWDVPDEASTPNAGSTSNRQHVQEERFNINRADVWDGAIRGFRRASYNPSHDMLVKFTDDEGTTEDAVDTGGPKREFLTLLMDCLRTRRIFDGPAKLSCFILTGQKQFTIAAREDEYFLAGQMIAVSIVHGGPGPRFLSDMLYNHLTGRTDINGTVEDITDETMKAALLEISSAASLDELHMLMDKYASLLQTAGCFDYPQSVEGKENIVKDFIQWYIIYRNQYSVQRFSNGLSTLDVIHALEQHPSVFRPYMCYNVEKLTLESLEAVFKAQLSEVGSTRRHEETRILGYWRDYLLDTGEQETGISLQDILMFVTGLDSLPPSTIEPQPQLTFERTSKFPIASTCANTIKLPMSKSYEEFKNAMGFGIQNSPGFGLH, encoded by the exons ATGGCTGAAGTTAAACGGCGAAGGAGGAAGCCCAAGCCTCTGGAGGAGGCCATACAGTTTTCccttcttaaaaaagacaaagaagggCTTGATGGCAGATTTATCAATGATTCTAAAG CTGAAAAGAAAGTAAGAGATTTTAATCAGGATATGGAAGAGGGCCCTGTATTGCTGTACCCAGATGGTTCAGAGGTGAAAAACATTCCAGGAACAAACACCCCTTTCAAACTACACCTGTACAAAGAAGCAATTGGAAAGGCTTATCAAAGAATAACActgtttataagcacatttcaagACTTTTTAGCCAATG ACTGCTCTGGGGATTCTTCTAGCGAAGACAGTGAAGTGCAAGTAAAGTCTACCTCTCACAGTCTGCATTATGAGAGTGACACTTTG atatggGATGTTCCAGATGAAGCAAGCACACCAAATGCAGGAAGCACATCAAACAG ACAACATGTTCAAGAAGAAAG ATTCAACATAAATAGAGCCGATGTTTGGGATGGAGCAATTCGTGGATTCAGACGTGCATCATACAACCCATCACACGACATGCTTGTTAAATTCACAGATGACGAAGGCAcaactgaagatgcagtggacacaGGTGGTCCCAAACGTGAGTTTCTAACCCTCCTAATGGACTGTTTAAGGACACGGAGAATCTTTGATGGTCCAGCAAAATTGTCTTGTTTTATACTAACTGGACAAAAACAATTTACTATAGCTGCCAGAGAAGATGAATACTTTCTTGCGGGGCAGATGATTGCAGTTTCTATTGTTCACGGTGGTCCAGGTCCTCGCTTCCTCTCAGATATGCTATACAATCACCTCACTGGAAGGACTGACATTAATGGAACAGTTGAAGATATAACAGATGAGACCATGAAGGCAGCTTTACTTGAG ATATCTAGTGCAGCATCTTTGGATGAATTACACATGCTTATGGATAAGTATGCCAGCTTGCTGCAGACTGCTGGATGTTTTGATTACCCACAAAGTGTAGAAGGCAAAGAAAACATTGTTAAGGATTTCATACAGTGGTACATAATTTACAGAAACCAATACTCCGTACAAAG ATTTAGCAACGGTCTTTCCACCCTGGATGTCATCCATGCCCTGGAACAACATCCAAGTGTATTCAGACCCTACATGTGCTACAATGTTGAGAAACTAACACTTGAATCACTGGAGGCTGTCTTCAAGGCTCAGCTCAGTGAAGTTGGTAGCACCAGACGACACGAAGAAACAAGGATTCTAGGATACTGGAGAGACTATCTGCTTGACACTGGAG aaCAAGAAACTGGAATCTCCCTCCAAGACATCCTGATGTTTGTTACAGGACTGGATTCACTGCCTCCTTCAACAATTGAGCCTCAGCCCCAACTGACTTTTGAGAGGACTTCTAAATTTCCCATTGCCAGCACATGTGCCAATACAATCAAATTGCCAATGTCCAAAAGCTATGAAGAGTTCAAAAATGCAATGGGCTTTGGTATCCAAAACTCACCTGGTTTTGGATTGCACTGA